One Brassica napus cultivar Da-Ae chromosome C4, Da-Ae, whole genome shotgun sequence genomic region harbors:
- the LOC106391218 gene encoding probable serine/threonine-protein kinase PBL10: MGICLSAQIKAESPSNTGASPKYMSSEANDTQSMGSKGSSVSIRTNPRTEGEILQSPNLKSFSFAEVKSATRNFRPDSVLGEGGFGCVFKGWIDEQSLTASKPGTGMVIAVKRLNQDGWQGHQEWLAEVDYLGKFSHPNLVKLIGYCLEDEQRLLVYEFMPRGSLENHLFRRGSYFEPLSWTLRLKVALGAAKGLAFLHNAETQVIYRDFKTSNILIDSDYNPKLSDFGLAKDGPTGDKSHVSTRIMGTYGYAAPEYLMTGHLTTKSDVYSYGVVLLEILSGRRVVDKNRPPGEQKLVDWAKPLLANKRKIFRVIDNRLQDQYSMEEACKVATLALRCLTTEIKLRPNMTEVVAHLEHIQTLHETGGGRNIDKMERRTRRRSDSVVVSQKPNAGFARQSAVGGIAAAYPRPSASPLFV, encoded by the exons ATGGGGATTTGCTTGAGTGCTCAGATTAAAGCTGAGAGTCCAAGTAACACAG GTGCGAGTCCGAAGTATATGAGCTCAGAGGCAAATGATACACAGAGCATGGGAAGCAAAGGCTCTTCTGTGTCGATCAGAACAAACCCTCGAACCGAAGGAGAGATCTTGCAATCTCCAAACCTCAAAAGTTTTAGCTTCGCTGAGGTCAAATCAGCAACTAGGAATTTCAGACCAGACAGTGTTCTTGGTGAAGGTGGCTTCGGTTGTGTCTTTAAAGGATGGATTGATGAGCAATCTCTCACTGCGTCTAAACCGGGAACCGGTATGGTTATTGCTGTCAAAAGACTTAACCAGGATGGTTGGCAAGGTCATCAAGAATGGCTG GCGGAAGTGGATTACTTGGGGAAGTTTTCTCATCCTAATCTTGTGAAACTTATCGGTTATTGTTTAGAGGATGAGCAACGTCTTCTTGTGTATGAGTTCATGCCACGTGGAAGCTTAGAGAATCATTTATTCAGAA GAGGTTCTTACTTTGAACCATTATCTTGGACTCTCCGGTTAAAAGTTGCACTTGGTGCTGCAAAAGGCCTAGCTTTTCTTCACAACGCGGAGACTCAAGTCATATACCGGGACTTCAAAACTTCTAACATACTTATTGATTCG GACTACAATCCCAAGCTTTCTGATTTTGGGTTGGCTAAAGACGGTCCAACAGGTGATAAAAGCCATGTCTCCACAAGAATCATGGGTACTTATGGATACGCAGCTCCTGAGTATCTTATGACAG GTCATTTAACAACCAAGAGTGATGTCTACAGCTACGGTGTTGTGCTTTTGGAGATACTCTCTGGACGTAGAGTTGTAGATAAGAACCGTCCACCGGGAGAGCAAAAGCTGGTGGACTGGGCTAAGCCGTTGCTTGCAAACAAGAGGAAGATATTCCGAGTTATCGATAACCGTCTCCAAGATCAGTACTCCATGGAAGAAGCATGTAAAGTAGCTACTCTAGCGCTGAGATGCCTGACGACAGAGATAAAGCTGAGACCAAACATGACTGAGGTTGTTGCTCACCTCGAACACATACAAACTTTGCATGAAACAGGAGGAGGAAGAAACATTGATAAGATGGAGAGGAGAACGCGTAGGAGAAGTGATAGTGTTGTGGTGAGCCAAAAACCAAATGCTGGTTTTGCTAGACAAAGTGCTGTGGGTGGAATAGCAGCTGCGTATCCACGTCCGTCTGCTTCGCCTCTGTTTGTCTGA